In Deinococcus reticulitermitis, a single genomic region encodes these proteins:
- a CDS encoding DUF3293 domain-containing protein has translation MSPAEPPPEALRQAFLTTAYGPPGARMRLCPERSRPPSWADRGQSWAIVTAWNPGACRAEHRANLHAHARLLTQVLAARLSPVAARNGTGEWTEEGLLIPGASLKQTLAWTRSFGQEAALWGVGARAALVWRTGRIERGWAVAVTEDPVTESAVAEDEG, from the coding sequence GTGTCGCCCGCTGAGCCCCCGCCCGAGGCGCTGCGTCAGGCGTTCTTGACCACCGCTTATGGTCCCCCCGGCGCGCGGATGCGTCTGTGCCCCGAGCGGAGCCGCCCGCCGAGCTGGGCCGACCGGGGTCAGTCCTGGGCCATCGTGACCGCCTGGAATCCAGGGGCATGCCGAGCGGAGCACCGCGCGAATCTCCATGCCCACGCCAGACTCCTCACGCAGGTCCTCGCCGCCCGGCTCTCCCCTGTTGCGGCGCGCAATGGCACAGGCGAGTGGACCGAGGAGGGCCTGCTGATTCCCGGCGCTTCTCTCAAGCAGACGCTCGCCTGGACCCGCAGCTTCGGGCAGGAGGCCGCGCTCTGGGGGGTGGGGGCGCGGGCGGCCCTCGTCTGGAGGACCGGCCGCATTGAGCGGGGCTGGGCCGTGGCTGTGACCGAAGACCCGGTGACCGAAAGTGCGGTGGCCGAAGATGAGGGCTGA
- a CDS encoding KH domain-containing protein codes for MNSDPADLTLFLAQSVVDQPSLVRVTRRGPTVLVRVAPGEEGRLIGRQGRVIQAIRTLVRSACDARERVNVDLDAPRKS; via the coding sequence ATGAACAGCGACCCCGCAGATCTCACCCTGTTTCTGGCGCAGTCCGTGGTGGATCAGCCCTCGCTTGTGCGCGTCACGCGCCGTGGTCCCACCGTGCTCGTGCGGGTGGCCCCCGGAGAGGAAGGGCGGCTGATCGGGCGTCAGGGCCGCGTGATCCAGGCGATCCGCACCCTGGTCCGCTCGGCGTGCGACGCCCGCGAGCGCGTCAACGTCGACCTCGATGCGCCGCGCAAGTCGTGA
- the truD gene encoding tRNA pseudouridine(13) synthase TruD produces the protein MSLVFDWSALREWAPGPGTGGTLRQTPEDFRVEELPLYLPSGEGDFLYLHVEKTGHTTAHLMRELCSQLGVRDRDVGAAGLKDRHAVTTQWLSLPARAERGLGTFSLPGVRILEVSRHSNKLGLGHLRGNRFTVRVRGAAGQAATAGDTLAWLAARGVPNYFGPQRFGLGGLNAEEGLRVLRGESRLRDPRVRRFLTSSVQSAVFNAFLSLRLERGVFDRLLTGDMAKKHDTGGVFLVEDAQAESARAERGEVSATGTLFGKKVRPLTLEAGALEDEALSLFGLTPGAFAARRGDRRLVRVFPSETALAPHEDGYSLTFALPRGSFATSVLREVMKTAVDLDRSQDDPGEPEEGE, from the coding sequence ATGAGCCTAGTGTTCGACTGGTCGGCCCTGCGCGAGTGGGCGCCTGGCCCTGGCACGGGGGGGACCTTGCGTCAGACCCCCGAAGACTTCCGGGTCGAGGAGTTGCCCCTCTACCTGCCGAGTGGTGAGGGCGATTTCCTCTACCTCCACGTCGAAAAGACGGGGCATACCACCGCCCACCTGATGCGCGAACTGTGCTCACAACTCGGGGTGCGTGACCGCGACGTGGGGGCCGCGGGCCTCAAGGACCGCCACGCGGTCACCACCCAGTGGCTGAGCTTGCCGGCGCGTGCCGAGCGCGGCCTGGGCACCTTCTCTCTGCCCGGCGTGCGGATCCTGGAGGTCAGCCGCCACAGCAACAAGCTCGGGCTCGGGCACCTGCGCGGCAACCGCTTTACCGTGCGGGTCCGCGGCGCGGCGGGACAGGCGGCAACCGCCGGGGATACCCTCGCGTGGCTCGCCGCGCGGGGGGTGCCCAATTACTTCGGGCCGCAGCGCTTCGGACTCGGTGGGCTCAACGCCGAAGAAGGCCTGCGCGTGCTGCGCGGCGAGTCGCGACTGCGCGACCCCCGGGTGCGGCGCTTCCTGACGAGCAGCGTGCAAAGCGCCGTGTTCAACGCCTTTCTCAGCCTGAGACTGGAGCGCGGCGTGTTCGACCGCCTGCTCACGGGCGACATGGCCAAGAAACACGACACGGGCGGCGTCTTTCTCGTCGAGGACGCGCAGGCCGAGTCTGCGCGTGCCGAGCGCGGCGAGGTCAGCGCGACCGGCACCCTCTTCGGCAAGAAGGTGCGGCCCCTCACCCTGGAAGCTGGAGCCCTGGAGGATGAGGCGCTGTCGCTGTTCGGCCTGACGCCGGGGGCCTTCGCCGCGCGCCGGGGAGACCGCCGACTGGTGCGGGTCTTTCCCAGTGAGACGGCACTCGCTCCGCACGAGGACGGGTACTCGCTCACTTTTGCCTTGCCGCGCGGCAGCTTCGCCACGAGCGTGCTGCGCGAGGTGATGAAGACGGCGGTGGACCTGGACCGCTCCCAGGATGACCCGGGCGAGCCGGAGGAAGGAGAGTGA
- a CDS encoding DegV family protein, with the protein MTIAIVTDSTSDLSTEQLVEHGLTSVALSVLVGDQTYKGELTTSELLRRLSAGEKSSTSQPSPAEFAQAYRDALRRADQVLSLHISGQLSGTVGSARLAAQEFGDRVTVVDSYSVSLGLGMQVLRAAELAEQGQSLPDILAALERVRRHSTLRFTVDTLDFLRRNGRIGGAAALLGGLLNIKPLLVLKAGRVEAGGRARGQKKALADLAAHVRSYAAEHGGARAAFLATPGGDESRRELRASLEGVKLTDLGDYEIGPVVATHTGPGAVGLALEPLSA; encoded by the coding sequence ATGACCATCGCCATCGTCACCGACTCCACCAGTGACCTCAGCACTGAGCAACTCGTGGAACATGGCCTCACGAGCGTTGCACTCTCTGTGCTGGTGGGCGACCAGACCTACAAGGGAGAGTTGACGACGTCGGAGCTGCTGCGGCGGCTCTCGGCGGGGGAAAAGTCGAGCACGTCGCAGCCCAGCCCCGCCGAGTTCGCGCAGGCTTACCGGGACGCCCTGAGACGGGCCGACCAGGTCCTGAGCCTGCACATCAGCGGCCAGCTCTCCGGCACCGTGGGCAGTGCAAGGCTGGCAGCGCAGGAATTTGGAGACCGCGTGACGGTGGTGGACAGTTACTCGGTATCGCTCGGCCTCGGCATGCAGGTGCTGCGCGCCGCCGAGCTTGCGGAGCAGGGCCAGAGCCTGCCCGATATCCTGGCGGCCCTGGAACGGGTGCGGCGCCACTCCACCCTTCGCTTTACGGTCGATACCCTCGATTTCCTGCGCCGCAACGGGCGGATCGGGGGCGCCGCCGCGCTGCTCGGCGGGCTGCTCAATATCAAGCCGCTCCTCGTGCTGAAAGCGGGGCGGGTCGAGGCGGGGGGCCGGGCCCGGGGACAGAAGAAGGCACTCGCGGACCTCGCCGCGCACGTGCGGAGTTACGCCGCCGAGCACGGCGGAGCCCGCGCCGCGTTTCTGGCGACCCCAGGAGGCGATGAGAGCCGGCGTGAACTGCGCGCCAGTCTGGAAGGCGTCAAGCTCACCGATCTGGGCGACTACGAGATCGGGCCGGTCGTGGCGACCCACACCGGGCCGGGAGCCGTCGGCCTCGCGCTGGAACCCCTGAGCGCCTGA
- the rimM gene encoding ribosome maturation factor RimM (Essential for efficient processing of 16S rRNA), with amino-acid sequence MSEPTTRLGHLLGPHGVQGGIKLYVLGDPAQVEALRRVYVERRGWLALRRTEALAPGVVLHLAGVTSREAAEELRGLHVYAADAELPALEEGSFYYHDLRGLTVYGAAGERLGEVHDVMDAGHQDLLVVDYGGGTSFVPLQAPYVEIEKTGGKPGAVRLTEDAPAGLIGPEPGEDAEDRASGSRS; translated from the coding sequence ATGTCCGAGCCCACCACCCGCCTCGGCCACCTGCTCGGGCCGCACGGGGTCCAGGGGGGAATCAAGCTGTACGTCCTCGGGGACCCGGCCCAGGTGGAGGCCCTGCGGCGCGTCTACGTCGAGCGCCGGGGCTGGTTGGCGCTCCGGCGCACCGAAGCCCTCGCGCCCGGCGTCGTCCTGCATCTCGCCGGCGTAACGAGCCGCGAGGCCGCCGAGGAACTGCGTGGCCTGCACGTCTACGCCGCTGACGCCGAATTGCCGGCGCTGGAAGAGGGAAGCTTCTACTACCACGACCTGCGCGGCCTGACGGTCTACGGCGCGGCGGGCGAGCGGCTCGGTGAGGTGCATGACGTCATGGACGCCGGGCACCAGGACCTGCTCGTCGTGGACTACGGCGGGGGAACGTCGTTCGTTCCGCTTCAGGCCCCCTACGTCGAGATCGAAAAGACCGGCGGCAAACCGGGCGCCGTGCGGCTGACCGAGGACGCGCCTGCCGGCTTGATCGGTCCTGAGCCGGGTGAGGACGCCGAGGACCGGGCCTCCGGGTCCAGGAGCTGA
- a CDS encoding serine hydrolase yields the protein MRGTIRFGLALLLLGAGVQWWRGAPAGARLEPPPAQLSEAFPAPLETVEAPSLSSPAVGSGDQRGCLPAVSALPPGVVRKAPPPPLPLSGRLGLWVAVIDGRTLQPRRALTANPGSVFPLASTYKQAVLWAALREFDAGRLAPTERFDVTRENQSLGSYPYDGTNVRELSRRMIQWSDNTATDILHRRVGLQTVQDVADRLGLCRTRLILPTKTWWVMQSGLSATLNGTTRWPGATGSERARLAALLDADAQAYRPDFLQRKLNDYFDRRYALRDDFLVHNLSTPYEWGTLVAHEFLRPGLSRRARRWQREDMALGFGKAALRAGQAGNITMFGGKGGNGWRLLTYSGYFQTKTGQRVVYAFMQHGADQTYTMPNTRRAFAWINAAVDELIGEQKPEPPPQKEQKFRRQPQETPASGP from the coding sequence ATGCGCGGCACGATCCGATTTGGCCTCGCGCTGTTGCTGCTCGGCGCGGGCGTGCAGTGGTGGCGCGGCGCACCGGCGGGCGCGCGATTAGAGCCCCCACCGGCGCAGCTCAGCGAAGCGTTTCCTGCACCCCTGGAGACCGTGGAGGCGCCGTCCTTGTCGTCCCCGGCCGTGGGTTCTGGGGATCAGAGGGGTTGCCTCCCCGCCGTCTCGGCCCTGCCTCCCGGCGTGGTCCGCAAGGCGCCGCCGCCCCCCTTGCCCCTGAGCGGGCGGCTCGGGCTGTGGGTCGCGGTCATAGACGGACGCACCTTGCAGCCGCGGCGAGCGCTGACAGCCAATCCGGGGAGCGTGTTTCCGCTCGCGAGCACCTACAAGCAGGCGGTGCTGTGGGCCGCGCTGCGCGAGTTCGACGCCGGGCGGCTCGCGCCCACCGAGCGCTTCGACGTGACGCGCGAGAACCAGAGCCTCGGCAGCTACCCCTACGACGGCACGAACGTGCGCGAGCTGTCGCGGCGCATGATTCAGTGGAGCGACAACACCGCCACCGATATCCTGCACCGCCGGGTCGGGCTGCAAACGGTGCAGGACGTGGCCGACCGCCTGGGGCTGTGCCGCACCCGCCTGATCCTGCCGACGAAAACCTGGTGGGTGATGCAGTCGGGCCTCTCCGCGACCTTGAACGGCACCACGCGCTGGCCGGGCGCGACCGGAAGCGAGCGCGCCCGCCTCGCCGCTCTGCTCGACGCCGACGCGCAGGCGTACCGCCCGGACTTTTTGCAGCGCAAGCTGAACGATTATTTCGACCGCCGCTACGCGCTCAGGGACGATTTCCTCGTTCACAACCTCAGCACGCCCTACGAGTGGGGCACCCTCGTCGCCCACGAATTCCTGCGCCCAGGCCTGTCCAGACGGGCCCGCCGCTGGCAACGCGAGGACATGGCGCTCGGGTTTGGGAAAGCGGCGCTCCGGGCCGGGCAGGCCGGCAATATCACCATGTTTGGCGGCAAGGGTGGCAACGGCTGGCGCCTGCTGACCTATAGCGGCTATTTCCAGACAAAGACCGGGCAGCGTGTGGTGTACGCCTTCATGCAGCACGGCGCCGACCAGACTTACACCATGCCGAACACCCGCCGGGCGTTTGCCTGGATCAACGCGGCGGTCGACGAGCTGATCGGGGAACAAAAGCCCGAGCCCCCACCACAAAAGGAGCAGAAGTTCAGGCGCCAACCCCAGGAGACCCCAGCGTCCGGGCCTTGA
- a CDS encoding LON peptidase substrate-binding domain-containing protein, whose amino-acid sequence MPIPLFPLPNLVLFPGQVLPLYIFEERYRALLREVQDREQPFGIVRIMQRSRESALPLHERVSPVGTLAHLVQAETHQDGTSSIVVVGGERFRVREFDLSLPFLSAEIDLWPLEQPASEAGEIELRAGQVLAGMLRSWPEQGEQLRAHAPAEPLALASYAAAVLGAMTGGLASDRCNEALLASTLLGRLERLLAALPASQQLMN is encoded by the coding sequence ATGCCGATCCCCCTTTTTCCGCTTCCCAACTTGGTCCTGTTTCCGGGACAGGTTTTGCCCCTCTACATCTTCGAGGAGCGTTACCGTGCCCTGCTGCGCGAGGTGCAGGACAGGGAGCAGCCCTTCGGAATTGTCCGCATCATGCAGCGCAGCCGCGAGAGCGCCCTGCCCCTGCACGAACGCGTCTCTCCGGTCGGCACCCTCGCGCACCTCGTGCAGGCCGAAACCCATCAGGACGGCACGAGCTCGATCGTGGTGGTGGGGGGCGAGCGCTTCCGGGTGCGGGAATTTGATCTGAGTCTCCCTTTCCTGAGTGCCGAGATTGACCTCTGGCCGCTTGAGCAGCCCGCGAGCGAGGCGGGCGAGATCGAGCTGCGGGCGGGTCAGGTGCTCGCCGGGATGCTCCGCTCGTGGCCCGAGCAGGGCGAGCAACTGCGCGCGCACGCCCCCGCCGAGCCGCTGGCGCTGGCCAGTTACGCCGCCGCCGTCCTGGGCGCCATGACCGGCGGCCTGGCGAGCGACCGCTGCAATGAGGCGCTTTTGGCCTCTACGCTGCTGGGTCGTCTCGAACGGCTGCTCGCCGCGCTGCCCGCCAGCCAGCAACTGATGAATTGA
- a CDS encoding DHH family phosphoesterase → MTAANAAAPDYARAVQQVAERLRSHPGPVVVLSHENPDGDAIGSVLGLTRALRALGKTVYAPMDVPRYLAFVTEPGELEGRLQEWPEGALAAVLDVDNNDPGRVAGADLTAFAGPVVNIDHHGTNLRRADAGVVDPSKPAAALMVADVVQALGAELSERVATPLMLGLLTDTGNFSFDSVTPGTFEGAARLRAAGARLGWLTDGLRQNPRAYYLLLREVLGSMEFLHGGRVVLAHVDDAMLKRAGATWEQVESYVGMLRNAEGSQLAVMAKDFGDRVKFSLRSRGPVSAQNIALALGGGGHVPAAGASLDGPYSAAREQLDAAIAQELARVDALATA, encoded by the coding sequence ATGACTGCTGCCAACGCCGCCGCTCCCGACTACGCCCGCGCCGTCCAGCAGGTGGCCGAGCGGCTGCGGTCCCACCCTGGGCCCGTCGTCGTGCTCTCGCATGAAAATCCCGACGGGGACGCCATCGGCAGCGTGCTGGGCCTGACGCGGGCCCTGCGCGCTCTTGGCAAGACGGTCTATGCGCCGATGGACGTGCCGCGTTACCTCGCCTTCGTCACCGAGCCCGGTGAGCTGGAGGGGCGGCTTCAGGAATGGCCGGAGGGGGCGCTCGCCGCTGTGCTCGACGTGGACAACAACGACCCCGGGCGGGTGGCGGGGGCCGACCTCACGGCCTTTGCGGGGCCCGTGGTCAACATCGATCACCACGGCACCAACCTGCGCCGCGCCGACGCGGGCGTCGTGGACCCGAGCAAGCCCGCCGCCGCGCTGATGGTGGCCGACGTGGTGCAGGCCCTCGGCGCAGAACTCAGCGAACGCGTCGCCACGCCGCTGATGCTGGGGCTGCTCACCGACACCGGCAATTTCTCCTTCGACTCGGTCACCCCGGGGACCTTCGAGGGCGCGGCCCGGTTGCGTGCGGCGGGGGCGCGGCTCGGCTGGCTCACTGATGGACTGCGGCAAAATCCCCGCGCCTACTACCTGCTGCTGCGCGAGGTGCTGGGCAGCATGGAGTTTCTACACGGCGGGCGGGTCGTCCTGGCCCACGTGGATGACGCCATGCTCAAGCGGGCCGGGGCGACCTGGGAGCAGGTCGAGTCCTACGTGGGGATGCTGCGCAACGCCGAGGGCTCACAGCTCGCCGTGATGGCCAAGGATTTCGGTGACCGGGTCAAGTTCTCGCTGCGCTCACGCGGCCCGGTCAGCGCCCAGAATATCGCCCTCGCCCTCGGCGGCGGCGGGCATGTCCCGGCGGCGGGGGCGAGTCTTGATGGCCCTTACAGCGCCGCGCGGGAACAGCTCGATGCGGCCATCGCGCAGGAACTCGCGCGGGTAGACGCCCTGGCGACCGCGTAG
- a CDS encoding NADH:flavin oxidoreductase/NADH oxidase, giving the protein MTEPASPKLFQPLKLRDLVLPNRVVVSPMCMYSAEGGVANEFHLVHLGQFALGGAGLIFTEATAVTPNGRISPEDLGLWEDRQIVPLGHVTDFVHRHGGRIGVQLAHAGRKASTYAPWRGKGAVPAEAGGWTVVGPDSYSFHESFPTPQILTEEGIQETVGAFAAAARRAQVAGFDAVEIHAAHGYLLHQFLSPLANTRTDAYGGTFENRVRFLLEVVRAVRQVWPEHLPLFVRLSATDWAEGGWDVAQTVALAKLLRFEGVDVLDLSSGGLTPAQRIEVGPGYQVPFAAEVSRAETEIAVMTVGAIDTPAQAEAILQQGDADLIALGRPFLRDPHWTQRAARELGLVPAAPEQYKRAGW; this is encoded by the coding sequence ATGACCGAGCCCGCCAGTCCCAAGCTGTTTCAGCCTCTTAAACTCCGTGACCTCGTGCTGCCCAACCGGGTGGTCGTGTCGCCCATGTGCATGTACTCGGCGGAGGGCGGCGTCGCCAACGAGTTTCACCTCGTTCACCTCGGGCAGTTCGCGCTCGGTGGCGCGGGCCTGATCTTCACGGAAGCGACCGCCGTCACGCCAAATGGACGCATCAGCCCCGAGGACCTGGGCCTCTGGGAAGACCGCCAGATCGTGCCGCTCGGGCACGTCACCGATTTCGTCCACCGCCACGGCGGGCGCATCGGGGTGCAGCTCGCGCACGCCGGGCGCAAGGCGAGTACCTACGCGCCCTGGCGCGGCAAGGGAGCGGTGCCGGCCGAGGCGGGCGGCTGGACGGTGGTGGGCCCCGACAGCTACAGCTTTCACGAGTCTTTTCCGACGCCCCAGATCCTGACCGAGGAGGGCATCCAGGAGACCGTGGGCGCCTTCGCCGCCGCCGCCCGCCGCGCCCAGGTGGCGGGCTTCGACGCGGTCGAGATTCACGCCGCGCACGGCTACCTGCTGCACCAGTTCCTCTCGCCGCTTGCCAACACCCGCACCGACGCCTACGGCGGCACCTTTGAAAACCGAGTCCGGTTCCTGCTTGAGGTCGTGCGCGCCGTGCGGCAGGTCTGGCCCGAGCATCTGCCCCTCTTCGTGCGCCTGAGTGCCACCGACTGGGCCGAGGGCGGCTGGGACGTGGCGCAGACGGTGGCGCTCGCCAAGCTGCTCAGGTTCGAGGGAGTCGACGTGCTCGACCTCAGCTCGGGGGGGCTGACCCCCGCCCAGAGAATCGAGGTCGGCCCCGGCTATCAGGTGCCATTTGCCGCCGAGGTCAGCCGGGCCGAAACCGAGATCGCGGTGATGACGGTGGGCGCCATCGACACCCCGGCGCAGGCCGAAGCGATTCTTCAGCAGGGCGACGCCGACCTGATTGCCCTGGGCCGCCCCTTCTTGCGTGATCCCCACTGGACGCAGCGCGCGGCCCGCGAACTGGGCCTGGTGCCCGCCGCCCCCGAGCAGTACAAGCGGGCCGGTTGGTAG
- a CDS encoding HAD family hydrolase, which produces MTGQAAGRAAGRHVAFDWGGVFTIGTFDGRSTGNVAERSGVAVERVRESYFRHVRQLEVGAWTLPQFWETLQAEAGINLPYADFEALYLGSIHDNAPMYATLAALPPGVRVGLLSNNYPVVSDHLRRDPRFGRFDALVFSNEIGHKKPAPEAFARLEEAMGVGAAQVAFVDDVQENIDAAQAAGFHGLLYHHDHHAEFEERLRAWLAG; this is translated from the coding sequence ATGACGGGTCAGGCAGCAGGAAGAGCAGCGGGGCGGCACGTCGCCTTCGACTGGGGCGGCGTCTTCACCATCGGCACCTTCGACGGGCGCTCGACCGGCAACGTCGCCGAGCGCAGCGGAGTGGCGGTGGAGCGGGTTCGTGAGAGCTATTTCCGCCATGTCCGTCAGCTTGAGGTCGGGGCGTGGACGCTGCCGCAATTCTGGGAAACCCTGCAAGCCGAGGCCGGGATAAACCTTCCCTACGCCGACTTCGAGGCGCTGTATCTCGGCAGCATCCACGACAACGCGCCGATGTACGCCACCCTCGCCGCCCTGCCGCCGGGGGTACGGGTGGGGCTGCTGAGCAACAATTACCCGGTCGTCAGCGACCACCTGCGGCGTGATCCCCGCTTCGGACGTTTCGACGCGCTGGTGTTCAGCAACGAGATCGGCCACAAGAAGCCGGCGCCCGAGGCCTTCGCCCGGCTCGAGGAAGCGATGGGCGTCGGCGCCGCGCAGGTCGCCTTCGTGGACGACGTGCAGGAAAACATCGATGCGGCGCAGGCGGCCGGCTTTCACGGACTGCTCTACCACCATGACCACCACGCCGAGTTCGAGGAGCGGCTGCGGGCCTGGCTCGCGGGCTGA
- the trmD gene encoding tRNA (guanosine(37)-N1)-methyltransferase TrmD has product MKPDPSPGPDDAAGPLHFSFLTLFPELLAPFAAEAILGKARARGLIEVDLINLRDFAENKHLKVDDTPYGGGAGMVIRVDVAARALKGLSARGLPPPDEVILFSPAGERFTQAHAEEWATKRHLAFLCGRYEGFDARTEALVTRELSVGDFVMMGGEAAAACVLEAVARLRPGVLGDAASHQDDSFSSGLLDYPEYTRPPEWEGRAVPEVLRGGNHAAIGRWRRERALERTLARRPDLLPGAALTPQDSADLLALGASAEQLAAWNAPAPPAPKRPRRRSGAGEPQEEASERVSGS; this is encoded by the coding sequence GTGAAGCCGGACCCCTCGCCCGGGCCTGACGATGCCGCCGGGCCGCTGCACTTTTCCTTCCTGACCCTGTTTCCCGAACTGCTCGCCCCGTTTGCTGCCGAGGCGATTCTCGGCAAGGCGCGGGCGCGCGGACTGATCGAGGTGGACCTGATCAACCTGCGCGACTTTGCCGAGAACAAGCACCTGAAGGTCGATGACACGCCTTACGGCGGCGGCGCGGGCATGGTGATCCGGGTGGACGTGGCGGCGCGGGCGCTGAAGGGCCTGAGCGCCCGTGGTCTGCCGCCGCCCGACGAGGTGATCCTGTTTTCCCCGGCGGGTGAGCGCTTTACCCAGGCGCATGCCGAGGAGTGGGCCACGAAGCGTCACCTCGCCTTCCTGTGTGGACGCTACGAGGGCTTCGACGCGCGGACCGAGGCGCTCGTGACCCGCGAGCTGAGTGTGGGCGACTTCGTGATGATGGGCGGTGAGGCGGCGGCGGCCTGCGTTCTTGAGGCGGTGGCGCGGCTGCGGCCCGGCGTGCTGGGGGACGCGGCGTCTCATCAGGACGACTCGTTCTCGAGCGGTTTGCTCGACTACCCCGAGTACACCCGCCCGCCCGAGTGGGAGGGGCGCGCGGTTCCCGAGGTGCTGCGCGGCGGCAACCACGCGGCCATAGGGCGCTGGCGGCGCGAGCGGGCGCTGGAGCGGACCCTGGCACGCCGCCCTGACCTGCTCCCGGGCGCGGCCCTGACCCCGCAGGACAGTGCCGACCTCCTGGCCCTGGGCGCGAGTGCCGAGCAACTCGCCGCCTGGAATGCCCCAGCCCCGCCCGCGCCGAAACGCCCGCGGCGGCGCTCCGGCGCCGGGGAGCCGCAGGAAGAGGCGTCAGAACGTGTGTCAGGTTCCTAA
- a CDS encoding PhoH family protein, whose translation MTDFQDSAPSRSVPATTAQTAATQRTATVTLADQREAYALLGAGDANLRRMRELTRARLVARGETVTISGEAGEVEGAERMVRDALDVVRSGGDLTPDSLLRSARLSSEGRSLASETQVSGLSLPRGLKPKTPGQKQYLDLIGDSDITFGVGPAGTGKTYLAVAMAVQALKNKKIKRIILTRPAVEAGERLGFLPGDLQAKIDPYLRPLYDALQDMLDQEKFESYLTSGVIEIAPLAFMRGRTLNDAFIILDEAQNTTGEQMKMFLTRMGFSSKVVVTGDVTQIDLPRHVTSGLAVAKRVLTRIEGIGWHEFTEVDVVRHPLVGRIIKAYEIAEDAEEDKRAARRGEFANIPEGDRD comes from the coding sequence TTGACGGACTTTCAAGACAGTGCCCCCAGCCGCTCCGTGCCCGCCACGACGGCCCAGACGGCCGCAACCCAGCGGACAGCCACCGTCACCCTGGCGGACCAGCGCGAGGCCTACGCCCTGCTCGGCGCCGGCGACGCCAATCTGCGCCGGATGCGTGAACTCACCCGCGCCAGGCTGGTTGCGCGCGGCGAGACGGTGACCATCAGCGGCGAGGCGGGAGAGGTGGAGGGAGCCGAGCGCATGGTGCGCGACGCGCTCGACGTGGTCCGCAGTGGCGGGGACCTTACCCCCGACAGCCTGCTGCGCTCGGCCCGCCTGAGCAGCGAGGGCCGCAGCCTCGCCAGCGAGACCCAGGTCAGTGGCCTGAGCCTGCCACGCGGCCTCAAGCCCAAGACGCCGGGGCAAAAGCAGTACCTCGATCTGATTGGCGATTCCGACATCACCTTCGGCGTCGGACCTGCCGGAACCGGCAAAACCTACCTGGCTGTGGCGATGGCGGTGCAGGCGCTGAAAAACAAGAAGATCAAGCGCATCATCCTGACCCGCCCGGCGGTCGAGGCCGGCGAGCGGCTGGGGTTCTTGCCCGGTGATCTCCAGGCCAAGATCGACCCCTACCTGCGCCCGCTCTACGACGCGCTGCAAGACATGCTCGATCAGGAGAAGTTCGAGTCGTACCTGACGAGCGGAGTGATCGAGATCGCGCCGCTGGCCTTCATGCGCGGCCGCACCCTGAACGACGCATTCATCATCCTCGACGAGGCGCAGAACACCACCGGCGAGCAGATGAAGATGTTCCTGACCCGCATGGGCTTCTCGTCGAAGGTGGTCGTGACTGGGGACGTCACCCAGATCGATCTGCCCCGCCACGTCACGAGCGGCCTCGCCGTCGCCAAGCGGGTGCTGACCCGCATCGAGGGCATCGGCTGGCACGAATTTACCGAGGTCGACGTGGTGCGTCACCCGCTCGTCGGGCGCATCATCAAGGCCTATGAGATCGCCGAGGACGCTGAAGAGGACAAACGCGCCGCGCGCCGGGGCGAGTTTGCGAACATCCCCGAAGGTGACCGCGACTGA
- a CDS encoding ABC transporter ATP-binding protein has product MPPVTFAPPALEARAVVHGFGELTVLHGVSLAVSPGEVVALLGPSGSGKSTLLHLLGGLDVPRGGEVWWAGERADTLGTQARSVRRAGRVGLIFQHHYLLEDLNVLQNVQVPGMLGALADGGRALALLERVGLGHRALDLPGVLSGGERQRVAVARALAARPAIVLADEPTGSLDRANAERVAELMLGLAREQGSGVLLVTHDEHLAAHADRTLHLLDGRMQEAVGMGAPTR; this is encoded by the coding sequence ATGCCCCCCGTGACATTCGCCCCCCCTGCCCTCGAAGCCCGCGCGGTCGTTCACGGATTCGGGGAGCTGACCGTGCTGCACGGCGTCTCCCTCGCGGTGAGTCCGGGGGAGGTGGTGGCGCTGCTCGGGCCGTCGGGAAGCGGCAAAAGCACGCTGCTGCACCTGCTCGGCGGCCTCGACGTGCCGCGTGGGGGCGAGGTGTGGTGGGCAGGCGAGCGGGCCGATACCCTCGGGACGCAGGCCCGCTCGGTGCGCCGCGCAGGGCGGGTGGGTCTGATTTTCCAGCACCACTATCTGCTTGAAGACCTCAACGTGTTGCAGAACGTGCAGGTACCGGGAATGCTCGGCGCGCTGGCCGACGGCGGGCGGGCGCTTGCGCTGCTGGAGCGGGTGGGGCTGGGGCACCGGGCGCTTGACCTGCCCGGCGTGCTCAGCGGCGGCGAGCGCCAGCGCGTGGCGGTGGCCCGCGCGCTCGCGGCCCGGCCTGCCATCGTCCTGGCCGACGAACCGACCGGTAGCCTCGACCGCGCCAACGCTGAGCGGGTGGCCGAGCTGATGCTGGGGCTCGCGCGGGAACAGGGCTCGGGCGTCTTGCTCGTCACCCACGACGAGCACCTCGCGGCCCACGCCGACCGCACCCTGCATCTCCTCGACGGACGGATGCAGGAGGCGGTGGGCATGGGAGCGCCGACCAGGTAG